The Cucurbita pepo subsp. pepo cultivar mu-cu-16 unplaced genomic scaffold, ASM280686v2 Cp4.1_scaffold000747, whole genome shotgun sequence DNA window ataagaTATAATTTCATAACACTTTAGATGAGAACACTGGAATATAGAGATATTAAGATGTTCCATATTTCAAGACTCTTTCAAGACTACCCTTAGAatactttatttcttttcgaGCCATGGATTCAATAAATTTGTGAAGACATTTTTTGCCATTGATTCAGACCCTAATCATGGAAATTTGGGTTAACAAGCACCTTCTCCACCTCATCCCTACAATCTTTGGGAGTAGTCAAACTAACTCCAAACATGTGCAAAAATCGTTCTAATTTTCACAACAAAGCGACATCTCTATAGCAAATGATCAGCATCTTTTATTGCTTTCATATACAACACACACGACTGATGGCCCAAAACCATAGATGAAGGCTTTTAGACGAAGTCTATGGTGTAAGTATAATCTACCCAAGGAAATCAGGTAGGTGAAAAACTTTATCTTCTTTGAGATTTTAGCCTCCAAAATCAGAGTGAAGAACCCAACTACGCGTACTACTAAAACAGAGAAAGATTCGACAAATTTCGTAACTCAATATCACAAAGATGGCTTATAAGATGAAAAACAGAAATCAATGAATTGAACAACATCTATTTTCAAAGGGAATTATTCGCCAACTTGACCCAAAGAGctaaatttatattcatcAACTTCCATCTACCTAGCCAACCTTGCTGACCTCCATATTCACAACTTCCCATCTCTTGCAATTAGAAAGGAATAATAGATGCAAATTATATTGTGGAAGAACGCGAGTCTAACTCAGCATCATCTTTAACttcataaaaatgaattatttaagaaattcaaaaacaacaatGAAGTACGAGCAACTGACTAACAGCTCgagtcaaaataataataaacagcACCTGGTTAAGAGCATTTGTAAAAGTGTGGCTGAAATTCTGGTTAAGGCACTCAACGCCAGACCAATTAATGAAGTCGGACAGATCAACCTGGTTAAAAACGAAGCATCAGtatgaggaaaaagaaaaaaaaaaccaagctTAAAGCAATACAATCCTGAAACTCCCAGCCAGATTCAAGTTTAAACATCATCCATAATCATTTCTCGAAAACTAAGCATGAATTTAATAACCAAACGCCGCAAGAACTTGAATCACTCACCTGATTCCGATGAATAGCGGTTGCAGATGCGGCAGCCATAGCTAATCGAACGAGAggagaagcaaaaaaaaagaaggaaaatgggaATGAATTCTGTGTAAATTCCAATGCGCTCAAAAGTGGTCGCGTGAGGAGGCGGAAAGGTCCGGTAGGAATCGCCTTTTGACCCGAATCTTGGTCGGGTCATACCCAATAACCCGACTCCATATTCTACAAGCTTGTGGGCCCATCAAGAATCTAATCCCCCTCTAAACCCTAGATGCATCgttaaatcataattaatatatatatatatatttggttaatttacaaatttagtcaTTAAGTTATATCattcacaaataaaatatatatatatatatatattcttgaaGTGATTCATGAAAAGGGATTGATGGTTTTTCTAAGGGTAAAATTGTCTTTTTACTCTTGGGTTATAAAAACGTCAAATCTCTGAAAAATTACTCGATCTTGTCTCaccttttatcttcttttcgATAGTTTTACAGAGCATTACGAGCTCAATCCATACCCTTTTAAAGCTTGAATCAAACTCGTGAAACGATCCACAAGGGAATGATTGAGCATCATGGTATGCATTTCATCAGCATCATAACGTCGAAGTTTGAGTGTGTATTTCATTAGTGTCTGAACATCAAACGCCACgtaaaaatttgagtttcgAGGTTATAGACCTAAGTGAAATCTCGTCAATTCGTCCTAACTTAAGTCTCAAGGTTATAAACCTAAGTGAAATCTCGTTGATTCGTCCTCACCTAAGTCTCGAGGTTATAGGCCTAAGTGAAATCTCATCGATTCATCCTAACCTAAATCTCGAGGTTATAGACCTAAGTGAAATCTCGTCAATTCGTCCTAACCCAAGTCTCAAGGTTATAGACATAAGTGAAATCTCGTCGATTCGTCCTAACCTAAATCTCGAGGTTATAGACCTAAGTGAAATCTCGTTAATTCATCCTAACCTAAGTCTCGAGGTTATAGACCTAAGTGAAATCTCACCGATTCGTCCTAACCCAAATCTCGAGGTTCTAGGCCTAAATGAAATCTCGTCAATTCATCATAACCTAAATCTCGAGGTTATAGACGTAAGTGAAATCTCGTCAATTCATCATAACCTAAATCTCGAGgttatagaataaaaaataaatgtccATTTcacaaatcaaaccaaaagctaaaaaaatttccttcttttttatataataaaaaataataaataaaattggaaattattTGGCCATCGGAGTTTGGATAGGGAAAGTGGAGAGAAAGaacgaagaagaaagaacacaGAAAAGCTCAAATCCCTAATCCCTTTCTCATCCATGGCTTCCCTCTCCTTTATCTCtcctccttctctctcctcctcccGCCATGTTTCCTCCATAGCCAACCTTCTCCTCCGCTCCCCAAAATCCATAAATCTCTCCGCCCATTGCCGACCTCTCTCCGTCCAAGCCCGCTCCGTCTCCACTCTCACTCAAGACGACCTTAAAAAGCTCGCCGCCGACAAAGCCGTCGAGTATGTCAAGAGCGGCATGGTCCTCGGCCTCGGCACTGGTTCCACCGCCGCCTTCGTCGTCGCCAAGATTGGCGAACTTCTCAAGAGTAATCAATTGAGAGACATTGTTGGAATCCCTACCTCGAAGCGGACGGAGGAGCAAGCTAGGTCATTAGGAATTCCTCTCTCTGTCTTGGACGACCATCCGCATCTCGATTTGGCCATCGATGGCGCTGATGAAGTCGATCCAGATCTGAATCTCGTCAAAGGCCGCGGCGGCGCTCTCTTGCGTGAGAAAATGGTGGAAGCCGCTTCCGATAAgttcgtcgtcgtcgtcgatNNNNNNNNNNNNNNNNNNNNNNNNNNNNNNNNNNNNNNNNNNNNNNNNNNNNNNNNNNNNNNNNNNNNNNNNNNNNNNNNNNNNNNNNNNNNNNNNNNNNNNNNNNNNNNNNNNNNNNNNNNNNNNNNNNNNNNNNNNNNNNNNNNNNNNNNNNNNNNNNNNNNNNNNNNNNNNNNNNNNNNNNNNNNNNNNNNNNNNNNNNNNNNNNNNNNNNNNNNNNNNNNNNNNNNNNNNNNNNNNNNNNNNNNNNNNNNNNNNNNNNNNNNNNNNNNNNNNNNNNNNNNNNNNNNNNNNNNNNNNNNNNNNNNNNNNNNNNNNNNNNNNNNNNNNNNNNNNNNNNNNNNNNNNNNNNNNNNNNNNNNNNNNNNNNNNNNNNNNNNNNNNNNNNNNNNNNNNNNNNNNNNNNNNNNNNNNNNNNNNNNNNNNNNNNNNNNNNNNNNNNNNNNNNNNNNNNNNNNNNNNNNNNNNNNNNNNNNNNNNNNNNNNNNNNNNNNNNNNNNNNNNNNNNNNNNNNNNNNNNNNNNNNNNNNNNNNNNNNNNNNNNNNNNNNNNNNNNNNNNNNNNNNNNNNNNNNNNNNNNNNNNNNNNNNNNNNNNNNNNNNNNNNNNNNNNNNNNNNNNNNNNNNNNNNNNNNNNNNNNNNNNNNNNNNNNNNNNNNNNNNNNNNNNNNNNNNNNNNNNNNNNNNNNNNNNNNNNNNNNNNNNNNNNNNNNNNNNNNNNNNNNNNNNNNNNNNNNNNNNNNNNNNNNNNNNNNNNNNNNNNNNNNNNNNNNNNNNNNNNNNNNNNNNNNNNNNNNNNNNNNNNNNNNNNNNNNNNNNNNNNNNNNNNNNNNNNNNNNNNNNNNNNNNNNNNNNNNNNNNNNNNNNNNNNNNNNNNNNNNNNNNNNNNNNNNNNNNNNNNNNNNNNNNNNNNNNNNNNNNNNNNNNNNNNNNNNNNNNNNNNNNNNNNNNNNNNNNNNNNNNNNNNNNNNNNNNNNNNNNNNNNNNNNNNNNNNNNNNNNNNNNNNNNNNNNNNNNNNNNNNNNNNNNNNNNNNNNNNNNNNNNNNNNNNNNNNNNNNNNNNNNNNNNNNNNNNNNNNNNNNNNNNNNNNNNNNNNNNNNNNNNNNNNNNNNNNNNNNNNNNNNNNNNNNNNNNNNNNNNNNNNNNNNNNNNNNNNNNNNNNNNNNNNNNNNNNNNNNNNNNNNNNNNNNNNNNNNNNNNNNNNNNNNNNNNNNNNNNNNNNNNNNNNNNNNNNNNNNNNNNNNNNNNNNNNNNNNNNNNNNNNNNNNNNNNNNNNNNNNNNNNNNNNNNNNNNNNNNNNNNNNNNNNNNNNNNNNNNNNNNNNNNNNNNNNNNNNNNNNNNNNNNNNNNNNNNNNNNNNNNNNNNNNNNNNNNNNNNNNNNNNNNNNNNNNNNNNNNNNNNNNNNNNNNNNNNNNNNNNNNNNNNNNNNNNNNNNNNNNNNNNNNNNNNNNNNNNNNNNNNNNNNNNNNNNNNNNNNNNNNNNNNNNNNNNNN harbors:
- the LOC111785796 gene encoding probable ribose-5-phosphate isomerase 3, chloroplastic, giving the protein MASLSFISPPSLSSSRHVSSIANLLLRSPKSINLSAHCRPLSVQARSVSTLTQDDLKKLAADKAVEYVKSGMVLGLGTGSTAAFVVAKIGELLKSNQLRDIVGIPTSKRTEEQARSLGIPLSVLDDHPHLDLAIDGADEVDPDLNLVKGRGGALLREKMVEAASDKFVVVVGP